The Pectobacterium sp. A5351 genome contains the following window.
TGGGTGAACCTTCAAAGAATGAACCAGACTGGACGATAAATGGCGGCGTGCCGGAACTGAAAAAGCAGCTCGATTTAAATGAGTCTGTGCCACAAATTAATGGCACGATTCTGTTCAGAGAGAACTATCTCAATCAGCCACAAACTCAGGATGCGGTTAATTACCTCAAGAGCCGCTGGAATCCGAGCTAACGGTCAGCAGAGCCTCTTCCCCTTCCCTGATAACAATTTCATGTCTGAAAATAATAGCGGCCGACTACAGTAATATGAAATATTCTATACTAAACTTTATTTAGTGCTCAGCGAGTATCGGTAATTTTTCAGTAAGAGATATGCGTGCTGATTTTGACTAAAAAGAAGAGGCTGTGCTCTCTTTCCTTTTTTCAATACCAGCGTAAAGTAGAGTTTTCCTTTCTCCATAATAAAGAGTTCAGTGTCTGCTTATATAACACGATCTATCTAAGATATTAAAGGGGAAGACCAGAACATGTATTTCCCACAAATTAACACCGCAGATCTGACACTAAACTCAAGTTCTTATCTTTTTTGGGGCTATCGAGAGCTTGGGCGTTATATGGCGAGCGACATGAATATTGATGCTATTAATAACCCGAAAAACATCAAAGATGTGCGTGCAAATACCAGTAAGTATTAGCCATCAGGAAAAATTGGAAAGTGCCCTGCCTAAAGCCAGTAATGACAGGATGTTTACTTCTTGCTTGAACGGGGAAAATATCAGACTTTCTGAAGTTACTATGTAGTGACATGTTTAACTGCTCCTGTCAATAATGGGGTGTAACTGCTATCCCATTAGACGGTGGTCGTTCAGGCGGTCACCTCACTCGGTTGTGATTTGTCTGTGTTCACCCTAGCTAAAAGTGCTGTTTCCCCCTGTTGTTGCCACTTTTTCGGTTCAGGAATTCTGCTGTAGGAGGATTTTTTTTGCTTATTTAATAAGCATGTAAGATAGTCATGGCACCATAATCCGCAAAAACTCAATCAACATATTGATTTTTATTAGAAAAAATAAAAGTTTCGAAACGAAATAAATCATTGAGTCGGTGACTGAAAAACCCTATATTGGCCGCGTTTTTCTTATAGCAGTTACGTGTTTAATTCATTTATTCAACTGTGGTTGCCTGTGAGCACACGGTTGTAGGAGAGATATGATGACGGATAAAGTCCGTATTGACAGTTTAGGTGCGAATTCATTAACCGGAAACAATGAAACCTATTTGGCAAGACAAGCTGAATTTGAATCGAACGTGAGGAGTTATCCACGCAAATTGCCTCTGGCAATTGCGAAAGCTGAAGGTGTGTGGATCACCGATGTTGAAAACAATCAATATCTTGATTGTCTGGCGGGTGCGGGTACGCTCGCGCTTGGACATAACCATCCTGACGTGCTGCAAAGCATCCAACGTGTCATTACTAGCGGCTTGCCGTTACATACACTGGATCTGACAACGCCGTTGAAAGATCAGTTCTCCGAATACCTGCTTTCCTTATTGCCTGGTCAGGGCAAAGAGTATTGCCTCCAGTTTACGGGCCCTTCTGGTGCCGATGCGGTTGAAGCCGCGCTGAAACTGGCAAAAAAATACACCGGTCGTTCTGGTGTGATCAGCTTCTCCGGCGGCTACCACGGCATGACGCATGGCGCGCTGTCCGTAACCGGTAACCTGTCTCCGAAAGAAGCCGTCGACGGCATGATGCCTGAAGTTCAGTTTATGCCTTATCCGCATCAGTACCGTTGCCCGCTGGGCATCGGCGGTGAAGCTGGCGTTAAAGCACTAACCTACTACTTCGAAAACCTGATCAACGACGTTGAGAGTGGCGTACGCAAACCAGCGGCAGTCATTCTGGAAGCCGTTCAGGGTGAAGGCGGCGTTAACCCGGCTCCTGCCGAGTGGTTGCAGCGCATCCGTAAAGTGACACAGGAACACGGCATTCTGCTGATTATCGACGAAGTTCAGGCGGGCTTTGCACGTACTGGTAAATTCTTCGCCTTTGAACACGCTGGCATTGAGCCAGATATCATCGTGATGTCCAAAGCCGTTGGTGGCGGTCTGCCATTAGCCGTATTAGGTATCAAAAAGCAGTTCGATGCCTGGGCACCGGGTCACCACACGGGGACTTTCCGCGGTAACCAACTGGCGATGGCAACAGGCCTGACGACGCTGAAGCATCTGAAAGATAATCAGGTGGCAAACAAAGTCTCTGAGCAAGGTGAATGGCTGAAAGCGAAACTGGCTGAGCTGCAAAAACGCTATCCGGTGATCGGTCATATTCGTGGTCTGGGATTAATGATCGGGATTGAGATTGTTAAACCTGGCGAAGCGCAGGATCACATGGGTTGCTATCCAGCTGATGGCGAGTTGTCTGCGCTGTTGCAGAAAAAATGCTTTGAATCAGGCCTGATTCTAGAGCGCGGTGGCCGTAACGGTTGCGTTCTGCGTCTGCTGCCTTCTCTGCTGATCAGCGATGCTGAATTGGAAATTTTCCTGGATAAATTTGAAAACGCCCTGCTGTCTGCTGGCGTGAAGCCAGTCTGAGTGGAGCGAATGACCACGATGTCCCAATTAGTGGAAACAGAAGCAGTGGAAACAAACGCACTGGAAAAAAAAATTAACCCGATTCTGGCCTCTTCTGCGCAGAGTATCGAAGCCTATCAGGAAGCGATTGCGCAGAGTAGCCAAGCCGTTATGCAGTGGCTGCAACAGCCTGAGATGTATCAGGGGAAAACCGTTGCTGAACTGCGTGAACGCATCGCGCTGGATTTTAATCCTCAGGGCCTGGGTAACCAGGCCGCTATCGAGCGTGCGATTGAATACTTTTTGAAAGACAGCCTGTCGGTGCATCACCCGCAGTGCGTTGCTCACCTGCACTGCCCGAGTTTGGTGGTCAGCCAGGCGGCGGAAGTCTTGATCAACGCCACGAACCAGAGCATGGATTCCTGGGATCAAAGTCCGTCAGCGACCATCATCGAGATGAAGTTGATTGAATGGCTGCGTACTCAGGTTGGTTATCAGTCTGGTGACGCAGGCGTGTTCACCAGCGGCGGCACCCAGAGTAACCTGATGGGGTTGATGCTGGCGCGTGATGCCTTCTTTGCCCGTCAGGGACATTCAATCCAGCAAGATGGATTGGTGGGTAACCTAAAGAAAATTAAAGTGTTTTGTTCTGAAAACGCCCATTTCTCGGTGCAAAAGAACATGGCTTTACTGGGGCTGGGTTATCAATGCGTTACGCTGGTGAAAACTGATCGCTTCGCGCGGATGGATCTGAACGATTTAGCCGAGAAAGTGGCGCAGGCCCAGGCTAACGGCGAGCAGATTCTGGCAATTGTGGCGACGGCAGGTACCACTGATGCGGGTGCTATCGATCCTCTACGGGCGATTGCAACACTGGCTGCCGAGCATCAGATTTGGGTACACGTTGATGCAGCCTGGGGCGGTGCACTGCTGCTGTCCGAGAAGTATCGCGATTATCTGGACGGCATTGAACTGGTGGATTCCATTACGTTGGATTTCCACAAGCAATTCTTCCAGACCATCAGCTGTGGTGCATTCTTGCTGAAAGAAGCCCGCCACTATGAACTGATGCGCTATCAGGCAGCTTACCTGAACTCTGAGTTCGATGAAGCACAGGGCGTTCCGAATCTGGTGTCTAAGTCATTGCAGACGACGCGTCGTTTTGATGCGCTGAAACTGTGGATGGGTCTGGAAGCATTAGGCCAACAACAGTACGCCGCGATCATCGATCATGGCGTCATGCTGGCTCAGCAGGTTGCAGAGTATGTGGCTGAACACGCCTCACTGGAGTTGGTGATGCAGCCACAGTTGGCAAGCGTACTGTTCCGTTTCCGTCCGCAGAAACTGGCGACAGCGGATGATGCGACTATCGCATTACTTAACCAGCGTATTGGCGATGCCCTGTTGGAATCAGGCCGCGCCAACGTAGGGGTAACGGAATTTAATGGCGTTACCTGCCTGAAACTGACGTTACTGAACCCGACCGTTAGCCTGGACGATGTCAAAGTCCTGCTGACGCTGGTTGAAAGTACGGCTCAGACTTTGCTGAACGCGTAGCTCCCCTGCTTTACCGCATTGTGAAAAGCCGATAACCTGTTAAAGGTTATCGGCTTTTTTATTGGTTTTCTAATACGAATATCCCGGCTTTTTCGCCAACGTATCCAAATGCGGTTTAATGAGCGGGTCGTAAACCTCGTCCTTCCAGCGATCGGGCTGAATTTCATGAAAGGCAACAGAAAGCGAGTCATCAGAAGAGCCGAAATGCGTCTTCAGAACCGCAGCGAGATCGTCAGCGACAACGTTCTTCTCTTCTTCAGACAGGTGTTTGGGGAAATGTTTGACATCAATATGTGGCATGGGGAGTCCTTTTCAGTGATGAAACAGCATGATGGTTAAGATAGCTATTGCGCATGAAGACAGCAATAGGATGTCCACACCTGATGATTAACAATTTGTCTGAGGCAAATTGGCCTAAATCGAGAGCCTTAATACGTAGACGTTCGATATTCGGCATCGTCGAAACCGGAGTAATGCTTGACCCACGGGGAATTGCGCGGCTAAATGATCCGACGCCTTTCATTATTTATAGTGATATCAGGCACAAGTAGAATATGAAAACGGTCAGGGAGAAATAAGAGCATGATTATTTTTGTTACCGGTGCAACGGCTGGGTTTGGTGAGTCAATTACGCGTAAATTTATTAGCGCAGGCCATAAAGTGATCGCAACGGGGCGCCGTCAGGAACGCCTGGACGCGCTGAAGGCAGAATTGGGTGATGCGCTGTATACGTTAAAACTGGACGTGCGCGATCGTCAGGCGATTGAAAAGGCGGTTGCCACACTACCAGCCGAATGGCGGACCATTGATGTGCTGGTGAATAACGCCGGGCTCGCACTGGGTCTGGAACCTGCACATAAAGCGTCGGTAGATGATTGGGAAAATATGATCGATACCAACAATAAAGGTCTGGTGTTTATGACGCGCGCGCTGCTGCCTGCCATGGTGGAACGTAATATCGGGCATGTCATCAACATCGGCTCTACCGCGGGCAACTGGCCATACGCAGGCGGTAACGTCTACGGTGCCAGCAAGGCATTCGTGCAGCAGTTCAGTCTGGGTCTGCGTGCCGACCTGTCTGGCACTCGAATTCGCGTAACGAATATTGAACCGGGTCTGGTCGGTGGAACCGAGTTCTCGGCCGTGCGCTTCAAAGGCAACGACGAGAAAGTCAGCAAAACCTATGACAACACAACGCCGCTGACGGCCGAAGATGTATCCGAAGCCGTTTTCTGGGTTGCCACGCTGCCAGCACACGTCAATATCAACACGCTGGAAATGATGCCGGTCAGCCAGTCTTTTGCCGGTTTAAGCGTACACCGCGAAGGCTGATAGCCACCACGGCGAAAAGAGTCGGGGCATAAACGTCAGTTTCATGCCCTTTTCTATTGCCGCGATCATCCTTGTCACGTGATGCGGTTGCGGTTGCGGTTATAGTGCCGTTGAGGCGAAGGATGTATACTTCTGTTATAGGCAACCTTTCGTTTTGCACGACGCGCGAAGGTTACAGGGAACGGCGGTCGCCTTTTGTTGTCTACCGCTTGCCGTGCGCATGTTACCGTTCTGCGGCATCGGCGTTGTTTTTATCATTCGTTCTGTCAAGGTGAAACATGAACCACTACTCTTTTTCTTCTTTGATTCGGGCTTTCATCCCGCTTTCTCTGGTTATCGTTTCCGCTGCCTGGCAGCCTGCCGCACTAGCAGATACGCGCCATATCATTGTCGACTCCGGAGACAGCACCTTGTCGAAAGAAGCGGCGCGTCAAAGCAAAGAGCAATGGGACTCAACCCGCTCACTGCGTAATAAAGTGAATAACCGCGTAGAGAAAGAATTCGATAAAACGGAAAAAGCCATTGATGGGCGTGAAAAATGCAACGCCAGCTACAACGTCAATGCTTACTGGGAAAACACGACCGAACGCTGTCTCGATCGTCGTACTGGCCGCCCAGTTGCCCCCTGATTTCTCCCCCACGCCTTCAGGCGTGGGTTTCCCCTTTTCTCTTCGTTTTGCAGCAAATTAGCCTGCATTGAGAGAAACATCGCCGTTACATTTCACCCATCATCACTTTATATCGTGGCAACATAGGCTTTTTATCCAGAGAATGGAGTGCATCAGGATGAATATGGATTTAGCTCGATTATTTTCACGCCCTTTTCACATAAAACTGTGGGGCGTGCTTATCATGTGCCTATTGGTCAGCTCGTGCGCACGAACATACCCGGAAACGGACAACATCACGAATGTTACCAATAGCAACGGAACGCTTGTCGCGGAGTCCGATACCTACGTTTATCAATTCCCTGACGCAAGAGCGCAAAAAGAGTATCAGGACTATTACGCATTTTATCGTGATTACAAAGACATCATCATCGGCGTGAGGGTTGATTTCTCTCTCCGCAATGGTCAGGTCTATGCGGTTTATAAAAACATCATTGACACTCGCCGGTTGACCAAGGAGCAGGAAGTCGATTTACGCGAACTCTTCTCGGCGAACATTCCTACAGAAAATGGCAAAGGTGAAGTCACGTTTAGTGCGAACGGCACGTTTAGTGAGAAAAAAGGCTCACTGGTCAGTTCGGCAAACACAGGTCGACTGCCTCAGCCCATTCCTGTGGTTATCAACAGCAGTGATAATTCCGGCAAAGAAGTGCTACTTGCTCCCCTCATGGTTCCGGCATTTATCCTTTTCCCATTATTTATGATGTATGGCTGCGCCACTGGTCCCTGCGTTTAACCTTCTTCAGGACATCATTGATGGCCTGATTCCGCTGCTTTTTCGCGTTATCTTCATCGTTTGATATACTCAAAGAGACTTTTTCAGAGAAAAGGATCAAAAGATGAAAAAAACCGTCATTTTTGGTGCCGCGTTATTCCTGGTTGCTCCGTTAGCTGCACAGGCATCTTGCGAAAGCGTGAAAGCGGATATTGCCCAGAAAATCATCGCCAATGGCGTGCCAGAATCCGGTTTTACGCTGGATATTGTCCCGAACGATCAGGTGAATCAGGCCGGTGGTCAGGTGGTTGGTCACTGCGAGAATGATTCGCACAAGATTGTTTACACCCGTCATGCCGAGGGCGACGTCAATACTGAAAGTGCGCCTGCGCCAGCAGAAGGCCAGCCGACAACAACACCGTAACCCTTCCTCTGGATGTTCAACATAGATGTTCAAAAGGCGCTTTCGCGCCTTTTCTTTTGCCATTATTTCTGTCTGGTTTCGGCCTGACCTGGCCGTTGGCTTGCTGGGATCATTCTGGCGGAAAGCAGCGTGATGGCAGCAATCAGTGCGGAAACGATAAATACGCAGTGGATTGACGAAGCGACTTGCGATGCCAGCGTATCGAGCTGGTTTACGCTCAGCAGGATGCGCTTGGCCGGGTCCATGAGCGTTTGGAGTGGATCGCTCACGTCTGGTAATCGCCAGTGCAGATTGATGTTCAACGTGGCGCCAAGGATTGCCGTGCCCAACGCGGAACCGAGCATGCGGGTAAACATGGCGGAGGCCGTTGCAATGCCGCGGATGGAGTAGTCCACCGAGTTTTGTATCGACACCAGAAACGTTGTACTACTTAGCCCCATTCCCGAACCGATCAAAAATGCCGCAAGCCGCGCCCACATGAGATTGCTGTCTGGCTGAACGGTTAACAGCGTCAGGCTGCCGATAATCAGCACAACGCCGCCGAGCATTGCCGTAAAGCGGTAAGATGTCCACAGCATTAAGCGTCCGCTCAGCGTACTGGCCAGCGGCCAGCCAATCGACATCATCGCCAATATACTGCCCGCTTCCAGCGGCGTTTTGCCCATCACGCCCTGAATAAACGTCGGCAAAAAGGCGCTCACGCCCATCATGGCGGCCCCGACGACTAATCCTCCGAGATTACCGGCAATAATGACCCGATTGCGCCAGAGCGCCAGCGGGAACAACGGTTCTGCCGTGCGCTTTTCCTGCCGGACCAGCAGAATGCAGCCCACAGCAGAGATCGCAAGCAGTGGGATTACCCAGTAACCAAACACTTCAGCCTGTAGTAGCGCCATCAGCAGGCTGGCGACGGACACCACCAGATAGAACGCGCCCATCCAGTCCAACTGATGTTGGCGCACGGCATTGATCGTCGGCAGGTAACGAGCCAGCAAGAATATGGAAAATAGCCCAATCGGCACATTGACCCAGAAAACCAGCGCCCAGTTGAAGTGTTGGACGATAAACGCACCCAGCAGCGGGCCGATAATCGCGGAAACACCCCACACGCTGGACAGATAACCCTGTATTTTCGGGCGTTCTGTCGAGCTGTAGACATCGGCAACAATGGTGAACGCAATTGGGGTTATCGCGCCGGCTCCCAGCCCTTGCAAGGTACGGAAGACAATCAGCCAGCCCATCTGCGTCGAAAACCCGCACAGAACCGACCCTAGCAGGAATACGATCATGCCGAAGAAGAAAACTTTTTTGCGGCCATAGAGATCGGCCAGGCGGCCATAAATCGGAATACTGATCGACTGCGTCAGCAAATAACCCGCAAAGACCCACCCTAACAGGGAAAAACCGCCTAAATCTGCGATGATGGTGGGCAGCGCCGTGGCGACGATCGTCACCTCAATCGCCGCCGTAAACATGGCAAGCATACAGGCAATTAAAATCCAATGGCGATGTAGGACAGGCATTTGTTTCTGGTTATTCTCTGTTTTCATTATATTTTCAGGATAAGAAGAAAAACTGCCAGTGAGTATAACAGGTGACGTGGAGGAGAATATTTATTCCCGCAGAGCAGCGGGAATAGAAGACGATAGAAATTAGTCGCTGACGACAGAAAGATCGATGTAAGGCGAGAGATCACGCTGTTCGGCACGCGGTAAGTAAGGCAGTTCACCCAGTTGCGGCGCTGGAATCTTTTTCCGCAGAACATGAATGATTTCCGCGTAATTCGCCAGTCCAGGGTTAATTCGGTTAGCGACCCAGCCGACCAGCGGTAAACCATCGTTAATGATCGCCTGCGCCGTCAACAGCGCATGGCTGATACAACCCAGTTTGATGCCGACAACCAGTACAACAGGCAATTGTTCCTGAACTACCCACTCGGAGTACGGACGTAGATCGTTCATGACGGTCCGCCATCCGCCCGTGCCCTCAACCACCACGATATCGGCCGCTTCGCCCATGTGGCGCAGACCTTGCGTCATCGTGCAGTAATCAATCGTTCCTTCACTGGCGCTGATTTCATCCTCTCGCAGTGCGATGGGGTTAACCATGTTATAGGGCAATTCCAGCGTGGAGGCCGCCTGTAGCAGCAGTGCATCTTTATTTCGCAGGCCCGCTTCCGTCTCTTCGCACCCTTTCGCTATCGGTTTATAGCCCGCAACCGATTTGCCTGCCAGCGCCAGTTTTTGCAGTAGCGCTTTGGATACCACCGTTTTGCCAACGGCGGTATCAGTACCAGTGACAAAAATACGTTTCAACATGGGATAACTCCAGACCACCTGAATACCAAAAAACAAGCACAGCTAAAATGCTTTCCAAGCGTGAAAGTCTAGGCTATGCCTCATTCGGGCGGTTTGCGTTAGCGCAATGTTTTGTTGGTCTACGCCTTTATGGTTACCCCTGTAGCAGTTTAACCAGCAGCGATCCGTTATAGAGCGCCTCTTTTACCAGTGCAGCGCCGGGCATCGTACCCTGATTGTAGAACTGGGTCGCTTCCACCTGGATGTTGTGGCTATAGGGTGGGAATGACTGCTGTTGAATGCAGCCTAAAATGGCAGGGTGCAAAATGCTGGCCGCTTTATTCAGGGGGGATCCCACCAGAATTTTATCGGGGTTGAAGAGATTCACCATGATGGCGACAATGCGGCCTACGTTATTCCCGACATCGTTAATGATATCTTTGGCTAACTGATCGCCCTTAAGCGCGGCGTCACATAGGTTCTCGGCGTTAAGTGGTGAACCGTGCAGAAGCGAACTCATGGACGTATTCATGCGCTGCTGTGCTAGCTCCAGCATATTTTCCGTGCTGGCGACCGTTTCCAGACAACCGTGATTGCCGCAATAGCAGCGCTTGCCATAAGGATCGACCTGCGTGTGCCCAATCTCAACCAGATTCCGGCTTCCTGCGTGCAGGATACGTCCGCCGGTAATCACGCCCGCGCCGACGTTATGGTCGATCACTACCTGAATCACATTTTGGCAATCGCGTGCCGCGCCGTATAGCGCTTCGGCCATTGTCCAGGCACAGATATCGTGGTGCAAATACACCGGTAGCCCGGTACGTTTTTCCAGCGCTGGGCCAATCGCCATTTCCTTAACGTCATAGAACGGCATCCGGTGAATAACGCCTTTACTGGCGTCAATCATGCCCGGCGCGGTAATCGCGATTGCAGTTAATCGCTCCAGCCGTTTCTGGTGACGAATAAAAAACTGGTCGATTTCATTCAGAATACGTTCAAGCAGTGGCTGTGGAGCCTCTGCGGGAAGTAAGATATCTTCTTCCACAACCAGCTTGCTGCTGAGATCGCGCAGCGCCAATGAAATACTATTGTGGCTAATTCGGGCGGAAAGATAATGCCAGGCTTCGGTATCCAGAATTAGGCCGATAGCAGGACGCCCTCTGCTGCCCACATCCTGGTATTCAGTTTCTTGTACCAGATGGGCTTCCAGCAGTTCGCGGACGATTTTGGTAATACTGGCGGGCGCGAGCTGAGCGCGTTTGGACAGTTCGATACGTGATATCGGGCCGTACTTATCGATCAGCCGATACACCGCGCCGGCATTCATTTGTTTGATTTGATCGATGTGTCCTGGTTGACCGTCGGCTATCACAAACCTGGCTCCTACGCATTCGTATTATATCTGGCACTGCTGTTGAAAAATTTATCTTTATTATTGCGGCATGACTATTTTTCACGCTGCAAAATAAAAAAACTGCGGGTATGGTGGGGCTTTTCACTAAACTCGTCAAATATTTGATTCGTTATGTGATTTAGCACGCATATTTTAACGATTATCCGCCCAGCATCAGCGACATTAGCACCTTAGCCGCCGCACTCTGCGGATGATGCCGCGCCGTCACAAGCCAGACTTCCGTTGTGGCGTCTTCTTCTTCCAGCAGCAAATATTTCACACCATCGACCCGAATACGCAAAAACGACGCCGGTAAAATGGACACACCCAATCCTGCCGACACCAGCCCGACGATGGTCATCGCCTCACCCACTTCTTGCGTAATGTAGGGGCTGATGCCATAGCGTTTCAGCAGTGTCAGCGTATCGTCATACAGTGCGGTTCCCACCGCGCGGGAGAAGAAAACGAATGGTTCATTCGCCAACTGTGTGATGTTGATTGCCCGCCCTGCGTCCTGCTGCGCTAAGGGATGGGATTCCTGCACGACGGCAATCAGCGGTTCACGTAATAGCAACTGATGATCCAGTGCGTCAGGCAGCGGATTATTGCGCATAATGCCGATATCGAGCTTACCGTTTAGCAGCGGTTCAATTTGCTGTTTGGTGTTGAGCTCCATCATCTGAATATGCACTTCCGGGTACGTTTGACGAAAACGCAGTAGGCTACTGGAGATCTTTTTGATAAACGGCGCAGACGACGTAAAGCCGATCGTTAATTCCCCAATTTCGCCACGTTGAATACGAGAGGCTCGTTCCGCCGCCTGATCAACCTGGCTGATAATCGACCAGGCTTCTTTCAGGAACATCTCGCCTGCCGGAGTAAGCTGGACATTACGGTTGTTGCGCGCCAGCAATTTCGCCCCCACCTGCTCTTCCAGAATTTGAATTTGTTGGCTCAGCGGCGGCTGTGAAATGCGTAATCTTTCTGCGGCTCGGCCAAAATGCAGCTCTTCGGCGACCGCAATAAAATAGCGAAGGTGACGGAGCTCAATATTCATATTTTAAACATATCAATCATTATTATTAATATATTATACAAAATAATATCACTCTTCTATGATCCTCCTACAGTTGTTTTACGCCTGATTTGCCTTTTCTGGTAAGGAATTATTGTGAGTAACCTGCCATCTTCTGCACCGAACGATTGGCCCCTTTCTGCGGTCGACGATGCAGATGATATTGCCCTGAAAGTGTCGGGAAAAACCCCCTATATTGCCCGTGGCACGCCACAATTCATGCGCGTCACGCTGGCTCTGTTTTCTGCCGGATTAGCGACGTTTGCTCTGTTGTATTGTGTTCAGCCGCTGCTGCCGGTGCTGTCTCAGGATTTCGGTATTTCGCCAGCCACCAGTAGTTTGTCACTTTCCGTATCAACCGTGATGCTGGCATTCGGGCTACTGTTCACCGGCCCGCTCTCCGACACAATTGGGCGTAAGAATGTCATGGTCGTGTCCTTAATGCTGGCTGCGCTCTGTACCGTGATTTGCGCATTTATGACCAGTTGGAACGGCGTATTGATCATGCGGGCAATGATTGGCCTGTCGCTAAGCGGCGTCGCGGCGGTCGCCATGAGTTACCTGAGTGAAGAAATTCATCCCAGCGTGCTGGCGTTCTCGATGGGATTGTATATTAGCGGTAACTCGATTGGCGGCATGAGCGGACGTCTGGTGAGCGGCGTCTTGACGGACTATTTCCCGTGGCGGGTAGCCATCGGCACAATCGGCGTACTGGCACTCATTGCGGCGATAACCTTCTGGCGTATTTTGCCCGAATCAAGCCATTTCCGCCCCGGTTCGCTACGGCCGAAAACGCTGCTGCTGAATAGCAAATTACACTGGCGCGATGCGGGGTTACCGCTGCTGTTCCTTCAGGGATTTTTACTGATGGGGGCGTTCGTTACCTTGTTTAACTATATTGGGTATCGGCTGTTAGCCCCGCCGTATTTACTGAGCCAGGCGGTGGTTGGTTTACTTTCCGTGGTTTACCTCACCGGAAGCTACAGCTCGCCAAAAGCCGGAGCATTAACAGCGCGCTACGGACGCGGCCCCGTACTCAGCATTTCTATCCTCCTGATGCTGACAGGTCTGGGAATAACGGCACTGACGCCAGTATTTGCTATCTTTGGTGGGATGATGCTCTTTACCGCCGGCTTCTTCGCGGCACACTCGGTAGCCAGCAGTTGGATTGGCCAACGGGCACGGCGCGCAAAAGGTCAGGCATCATCCATGTATCTCTTTTCTTATTATCTGGGTTCAAGCCTGACTGGTACGCTCGGGGGATTCTTCTGGCACGCGTTTGGTTGGATGGGTATTACCGTCTTTTTGAGCGCACTCTTACTGCTCGCGCTGGGAGTGAGTCTGATACTTAAAAAACGGCTTTAAACTCCTTTCTTACCGGAGTTTACCTGAATTCAGGTAAACTCCGTGCTGTTCCTGTTCACTTCCTTATCTTTCCCCCACCAGCCTTGCTAAAAATGATGATATTCACCATTGCTGAAGTGTGTGTTTATGAGTATAAATATAAGTATGTTGTAACTAAATTGATATGGGTTATGA
Protein-coding sequences here:
- the mlc gene encoding sugar metabolism global transcriptional regulator Mlc encodes the protein MIADGQPGHIDQIKQMNAGAVYRLIDKYGPISRIELSKRAQLAPASITKIVRELLEAHLVQETEYQDVGSRGRPAIGLILDTEAWHYLSARISHNSISLALRDLSSKLVVEEDILLPAEAPQPLLERILNEIDQFFIRHQKRLERLTAIAITAPGMIDASKGVIHRMPFYDVKEMAIGPALEKRTGLPVYLHHDICAWTMAEALYGAARDCQNVIQVVIDHNVGAGVITGGRILHAGSRNLVEIGHTQVDPYGKRCYCGNHGCLETVASTENMLELAQQRMNTSMSSLLHGSPLNAENLCDAALKGDQLAKDIINDVGNNVGRIVAIMVNLFNPDKILVGSPLNKAASILHPAILGCIQQQSFPPYSHNIQVEATQFYNQGTMPGAALVKEALYNGSLLVKLLQG
- a CDS encoding LysR family transcriptional regulator, with translation MNIELRHLRYFIAVAEELHFGRAAERLRISQPPLSQQIQILEEQVGAKLLARNNRNVQLTPAGEMFLKEAWSIISQVDQAAERASRIQRGEIGELTIGFTSSAPFIKKISSSLLRFRQTYPEVHIQMMELNTKQQIEPLLNGKLDIGIMRNNPLPDALDHQLLLREPLIAVVQESHPLAQQDAGRAINITQLANEPFVFFSRAVGTALYDDTLTLLKRYGISPYITQEVGEAMTIVGLVSAGLGVSILPASFLRIRVDGVKYLLLEEEDATTEVWLVTARHHPQSAAAKVLMSLMLGG
- the bioD gene encoding dethiobiotin synthase is translated as MLKRIFVTGTDTAVGKTVVSKALLQKLALAGKSVAGYKPIAKGCEETEAGLRNKDALLLQAASTLELPYNMVNPIALREDEISASEGTIDYCTMTQGLRHMGEAADIVVVEGTGGWRTVMNDLRPYSEWVVQEQLPVVLVVGIKLGCISHALLTAQAIINDGLPLVGWVANRINPGLANYAEIIHVLRKKIPAPQLGELPYLPRAEQRDLSPYIDLSVVSD
- a CDS encoding MFS transporter produces the protein MSNLPSSAPNDWPLSAVDDADDIALKVSGKTPYIARGTPQFMRVTLALFSAGLATFALLYCVQPLLPVLSQDFGISPATSSLSLSVSTVMLAFGLLFTGPLSDTIGRKNVMVVSLMLAALCTVICAFMTSWNGVLIMRAMIGLSLSGVAAVAMSYLSEEIHPSVLAFSMGLYISGNSIGGMSGRLVSGVLTDYFPWRVAIGTIGVLALIAAITFWRILPESSHFRPGSLRPKTLLLNSKLHWRDAGLPLLFLQGFLLMGAFVTLFNYIGYRLLAPPYLLSQAVVGLLSVVYLTGSYSSPKAGALTARYGRGPVLSISILLMLTGLGITALTPVFAIFGGMMLFTAGFFAAHSVASSWIGQRARRAKGQASSMYLFSYYLGSSLTGTLGGFFWHAFGWMGITVFLSALLLLALGVSLILKKRL